In Arachis hypogaea cultivar Tifrunner chromosome 7, arahy.Tifrunner.gnm2.J5K5, whole genome shotgun sequence, the genomic window TAACCATCCATCATTCTCCCTTTTCACTATCTCACTCTCATAATCACCAAACGCAtttttaccaccaccaccacttcttTTCGGCGTCCACACTTTTCCACCACTCCTTGTTTTACTcgccttttttctctcttttgtacTCTCTTTTTCGATTTTTCTCAGAGATTTAGATCTAAAATAACTTATATGTGgttgttcttttctctttgtaGTGTATTGATCTTTTTTATGGgtgttttggatatgattttacATATCTACGATGAAAATTGAACGAGAAAAATTTTTTatccacaaaaatatttttagattcaGAAAGTCTTTAGACTTATTCGGAGAAGAGAtgatatttttctgtattgcGTCATTTTTTATGTGTAATCAGAAACAAAAGAGATTGTAATTTATCTCTATTTTtgtcttataaaattttttataatcgaACTTTGTGCCTCCTCTTAAACTATAATTTAACATAGAGTTTATCTATTTTCTTACTTAGTTTTGGATTTAATATGTAATTTACAAGTTGTAAGTACCGCTTggctatttttttaaaagataatttatcttccatttaaaaaaaaaagagaccaaACTTCTCACCAAAAATGTAAAAAGTTCAAGAAGCTAGCGAGCGAGCTAACTAACTATGATGAGCCTAGTGCTTTAATTTACAgagcaaaattttaaattaatccctaaaaatttttagttggacattttatttttcaataaattttatttaccaaatcaattctcaaacttttatttttttagataaattagtcCACACATTAATTGTTGGTATATATGAAGAAACTAATatgagaattttaaaaaattttagaaaaaatatatttttataatagatATTAATTTGTCTAACTTTTTAGTAAAATTTGACGtaaaaaattagtatatataacaaaataaaaagttaaagattGATTTAGTGATAAAATTTATTGAAGATTAAACTGTGTGACTAAAAATTTTTGGAGAATAATTTAGTATATTACTCTATTTTAAATTTCACAAGATAAATTCTCATAGAAAGTAGAGTAGTATACTACTTTACAATTATATTaggtgtatataaaaaattaattattaaattagttatttgtataaaatataaattaaaatataaaatatatatataaaaagtaaattaaataatatatatttatacacaaatttaaTAGCTGATTTTTAGTTTTAACATGACATTTTTTATTACTTCATGATAAAGTGTTACAATTTGACCGATAAAAGAAATGATCTTTAGTTCAAGcttaatcaattaaaaaataacattctACTTgttaatatgaaaataaaattttataataacaatGAGTTTTCAATGATTTTTAGTCATACTTTatcataaaatatgaaaataaaattttataataacaagtaccgttttatatacatatatgctGTGAAAATTTATAACCATActacataaatattaaaaatcatctaccatataaaaatacatatttgatgttatagaaaaacaatttaattatgcctattataaaaatatttgattatttcttTGATTGAAAAATATACCAAAACATGTTTATACACGTAAATATGTAGAGCTGAAGAagctaatatttttatatttatagattattttaaaaaagaaaaaatttctcGTGATCCTATATAAGGGAAAAAGGGTCATAAAAGGAAACGAGTTCAGGAAAAGGTTACATCGGAGTGGCATGTGAGTTACATAGTTTGGTGTATGAATGCATTATATATACAAAACCCTCTCACGTTCTTCTCTTGAATCCGATCCGCACGTTTCACTCTTCTATTCACACCCGCCGTGTCCAATTTGTTCTCTTCTAATCTCTTTCCATCCAATTTATTATCTTCCCCAATTAGGCTACGCAAAAGAAGAGAGAGCTAGCGTGCATCAGATTCAATCTCAGAATcttaatttgagttttaaatctTGAATATGGAAAAGAAGGTTCTTGATCTCGTTCTCGTTCCGTGTGGTCTCCTTGCAATGGTAGCATACCATTTATGGCTTCTTCAGAAAGTTGTGAGGCAACCCACCAAAACCATAATTGGTGTCAATGCATTCAATCGCCGTTTATGGGTTCAAGCTATGATGGAGGTAGCTTTAAACATTTTTTCAATTTTGGATTATTTATATTACTTTCTTCATGATattgaaattaataatttaatttaggatGGGACGAAGAATGGGGTTCTTGCAGTGCAATCTTTAAGGAACAACATAATGGCGTCAACACTTTTGGCCTCCACCGCCATAATGCTTTCTTCGCTAATAGCCGTCTTAATGACCAGCGGCGGAGTCTTAATGACCAGCAGCGGAGGAGCAGCCGGCCTTGACAGCAGCTACCACGGCGGCGGCTTCAACGGCAGAAATCCAGCAACCATGACGGTTATCTCTGAGGTTTTTGGTGATAGAAGTGAATTATGCCTCTCCTTAAAGTTCTTCTCAATATTGGTATGTTTCTTGCTTGCATTCTTGCTCAACGTTCAATCCATAAGGTACTATAGCCATGCAAGCATCCTCATCAACGTCCCATTCAAGAAACTATCCACCAGCCTTCGCCACCAGATGCTCACGGCGGAGTATGTTGCCACCACCGTCAACCGGGGGAGCTACTTCTGGTCCCTCGGCTTGCGCGCCTTCTACTTCTCTTTCCCTCTCTTCATGTGGATCTTTGGACCTATTCCCATGTTTGTTTCAACTTTTGTTCTCATTTTCATTCTGTATTTCTTGGATTTTACCTTTGAGTGTGGATGGACAGGGATATCTGATCATTCTTGTGATGATGTTGAAAATGGAGATCATAATCACAATGGTGATATAGAAATTGGAAAGCCTAACTAGGGAACCCAGTTTCTATCAAGGTGTTTACATGTTACATTACAAATTAAAGTTTTACTTAGTTcagttatttgtgttattttattaGGATTAAGATATGTTTTCAAGTTTCTTCACTGTCTTAAAAAGTTAGTTTTCAAATTATGAGTAAATGGCCTTTTTAGTTTCTAATTATTTAATCAAAAGGACAAAACACTCATTCACaattcgaaaatttttaattgattttcaacTATTCAAGTAATTAGTTTAAGCGGATTCTGTAAACAGAGACTTGTTGAGGTGTCAAGAACTGCTTAGACTAGTAACAGAAATTACTTATATCAATTAGTTGAATGGTTAGAAACCGATTAAGAATTATCAAGTTGTAGAGGCCAAGTATATGTACTACCAAATTACTTATTAGATTTCTTATGTTTTGATTAGTTTCTTATGTAGTCTAGCAGTGAAGAGAAATGTAACATGACCAACTTATAGTGTGTTAGAAATTTGGAATAATAGTCACCATAATATATAGGTTTGCTAGGAAAGTACGGAATTCGAGTTCAACATAAGTTGAATTGAGTTGCCTTTGTCTTCAATATTGCATCATGTAAACTATTCGCTTGAAATGAGCCCATGTATGTATGTAATAGTTAAGAACACTTCAGAAATGAGTAGTACTAGCTGCTCTTTGTTGTAAGCAACAATATTTATCTGAGCTGTGCTATATTGTTTATATTTGTGTTGATGACTTAATGAGGGTTTAGCTTTCGTGCTGATAATGACAATAAGGAAAATCCAAAAGGAACAAAAATCAAATGACGCAACTCCACCATTGTCCTCTAGTGAGGTAGGTAGGATAAGGCAAAACTAATACACTTCATGtatataaaagaattaacaactaTTTAATCATTATAATGATGCAAAAAAATTGACTATCCTGATTTCTGATTATTCAGCTacgttaaatttaattattctaataatgattttgatgaaaaatatgGGAAGTAacatataaaatatgtatatttgTATTATGATTTATGACTAATTTTTGTGTgtttaaaagatttttgaatgccAAAACcatcttttatgattatttaatgcattaATTGATAAGACCTTTTTAAGTAGAAAGTAGAAACACTTGACTTGATGCGTACAGATTCAAATGAAGTGGCTTTTATATATAAAAGACAGCGTTGCTACTTTGCTAGAAACTAAAATTTGCCATTAATGGAGGGCGTTATACACATACACACGAGTGTGCTATAAATGAGGAGATAGAGgcaagcaagaaattaaatagataGAATTATTTGAGTTTAGCTAATATGATTTAAAGATTACAAATAATAAGATTattaatagaatttttttataaaatatgtaaattttaaaattttaatatatttattatatttttcttaaaacttaTATTAATGACAACTTTAATATGTGCCCTTACACCTATAAAATAATGTTTAACCATCATCGTAtagtaaactattatttttattcataaaagtttaaaatgtaaataaatttatttatgacaaaataaaattaattataaaagttcaGAACATTGACAAAtttacaagaataaaaataacacttgattttttttatcacataaaaattattttttataaatataaaactaattttattcatttaaaattaaatttatcagtatttcaaaattttattgttaaaaatGATAGTTCACTACTTCACTCTGTTATCATAGCTTCTTTATTTGTTAGCGTGGACTTTTCATCAACCAAGACGAATTAAAGCAACTTTCCGCTAACATGGCGAACAACAGAATATTCATAGCAAAATGCCATTACTCATCCGCACATGCATCTTTATTCTTTACCTACCAAAAAACTAAATTACACTTGCGAATTACCTTATATAATTGTGAAAATCCACAATCGATGCACTAGAtgagttaaaaatagaaaatgttCCCTTACAAAAAAgtagtgtgtttttttttttaatttgttacagTATCTTTTAGTTCAGTGCAGCAAATCCAAGACTAATCTATTataaatttgagttttatttatagGTCTGTCGTTGACTAATGAATTACTAAAtgtataaaacaaaatttaaatttttaatacttatttaagcAAATAAATAAAGTGATCAACCCAAGTTAATTTATGTTCATCTGGTACAAAGATATAAGGGTTGTTATTGATTGATGTTGAAACAGTAGATGTACACGAATTCAACACCTAAAAAACAATAAAGTTATCCAGTTGAATAATATATATGTGGGATTGGGGGAGACATAGCACCACAATAAATAGTTAAATGCTTTAAAAACCAAAGTACATTAATGTCATGAGATTGGAAAGTGTGCGCACCTAATTTTGCGTGATATTGAGCATtaaacaaaatcaaacaaactatAATGCAGAAGGAAATGAAAATGCTACTATTTCCACCAAGTTATGTCTCACATTTTTTATATGATATAAGATAATGAATAATAGAAGAAATCACTCGTAAAAAAGTATGCATGGAATACTAAACGAGTTCATGACTTGTGGAAGACAACGAAGCAATTAGTACAATATTACTTGGACATAACTTTACACTAAAATTCATTGattaaaaattcaacatgttTTTAAGTCTCTTTTATCGTGTTTTTCAGGAACGGAGTTTAAGTTATGACAATGGGGTcatagtcttaaattttttataaaaaatttagtagtatttttttaaaaaataaaaaataatttagttaactcaaatattttactatgacttaaaaaaaataagtataaaaaaatatttgcatCTTGTAATTCTCTATTCAATAAATAACACTTTAtttttgagttcaaatataaaaaattaagcattttttatttatttaatttaatattattttatattttattatttatttaatttaatttttatatgataaaaatattaaaatattcaatattcaataaatattgatattattttatttgtataaattgataaaaaattcaataaatattataaattgctAAAAAGTTTAATTCTGATtcaattattgaaaattttaaatcacTAAAGACTCGAAAAATaccattataaattattttatattttttatctgtagaattatttatttattatcttattagtaacaaacttaaagaataattatatttataaactttattttaatataaatattattattaaattttttgcccCTCCAAATTTTTATTTCAAGCTCGCCACTGGTGCTTTTCCCTTTTCAACAACCCATTTGTGCTCAAGGATTAATAATTATTCCACTAACTTGGTGGAATTGTGGAAATCTTAAAATTCAACATGCTTTTGTATTGTAAATATGTATCACTATCGGCCATCCATGAAGTCTAGAAAGTACAACTTGGTCacacttttataactttttttctttagttttttatACCTTAAAAAGTACAATAGATTTGTCTCATCACATGTCTAATTACAAAAACCCATGAACACAGCATTCTTCAATTGTCATAATATTTTACCACTCAAATGGACTCAACCGACCTTCCCATTGGAGTATGGAGCAGTTTTCTTGAATCAAGGAACCAAAGCACATAACAGGAATCCGTTAGTGTCTTGGAGAGGGTGCAAAAACATTCCATCTCCATTCTACAAAAAAGGCCTAAAAATAAACAATACAAACAAACTAGCTTAGCTTAGCTTAAGCTTAGTAATCATATAAATCCAAAGTGTAACAAAA contains:
- the LOC112702837 gene encoding uncharacterized protein, which encodes MEKKVLDLVLVPCGLLAMVAYHLWLLQKVVRQPTKTIIGVNAFNRRLWVQAMMEDGTKNGVLAVQSLRNNIMASTLLASTAIMLSSLIAVLMTSGGVLMTSSGGAAGLDSSYHGGGFNGRNPATMTVISEVFGDRSELCLSLKFFSILVCFLLAFLLNVQSIRYYSHASILINVPFKKLSTSLRHQMLTAEYVATTVNRGSYFWSLGLRAFYFSFPLFMWIFGPIPMFVSTFVLIFILYFLDFTFECGWTGISDHSCDDVENGDHNHNGDIEIGKPN